The Sphingobacterium bambusae genome includes a window with the following:
- a CDS encoding TetR/AcrR family transcriptional regulator: MGISDRKLRQQEEIKQQIIAESWHIIAEEGWHALSIRRIADAIEYSIPVIYKHFENKEAIQEYFIKDGFAKLTEEMRQAEAQAANDDERIREIAYSYWRFAASRTAHYRIMFSLGIPHCETVNNVAEMKQMSDIMRVSIENLAKSHQQENTDIYLKLKTFWSMLHGFISIELLSNAVIPEEPTPMFKDAIESFMFTLINKK, encoded by the coding sequence ATGGGGATCAGCGATCGAAAGCTACGTCAGCAAGAAGAGATAAAGCAGCAAATCATTGCCGAGTCATGGCATATTATTGCCGAGGAAGGTTGGCATGCGCTGTCTATCCGTCGTATAGCCGATGCCATTGAGTACAGCATACCAGTCATCTACAAACATTTCGAAAACAAGGAGGCCATTCAAGAATATTTCATCAAGGATGGTTTTGCGAAACTGACGGAAGAGATGCGACAAGCAGAAGCACAAGCGGCCAACGACGACGAGCGTATTCGCGAAATCGCTTACAGTTATTGGCGTTTTGCGGCCAGTCGTACAGCACATTACCGCATTATGTTTAGTTTGGGTATCCCCCATTGCGAGACCGTTAACAATGTAGCCGAGATGAAGCAGATGTCCGACATTATGCGTGTGTCCATCGAGAATCTGGCGAAAAGCCATCAGCAAGAAAACACCGACATCTACCTGAAGCTAAAAACCTTCTGGTCTATGTTGCACGGATTTATCTCCATTGAATTGCTGTCGAATGCCGTCATTCCCGAGGAGCCGACGCCCATGTTCAAAGATGCCATAGAGAGTTTTATGTTTACCTTAATTAATAAAAAATAA
- a CDS encoding alpha/beta fold hydrolase, with the protein MAERLIKSNKIRVGDISISYFHKKAKAASAKTIIFLHGFPFNKNMWRPQLESLPDHIDAFAVDIRGHGNSTSGHGFFSIDVFAKDLRVFMERLNIDQAVLCGISMGGYIALRAYELFPEKISGLVLSDTHSKADSNAAKQKRFDSIQAVLSHGRRPFAIGFVENVFAPSSIEKYPEAIELIKSSIRRNSISTICATLLALASRTDTSASLYQIEVPALLIRGAQDKITAKQDMLDLANAIPKNSYVEIEDAGHLPNLEDAEKFNSLLQEFIEEV; encoded by the coding sequence ATGGCGGAACGCTTAATAAAAAGCAACAAAATTAGAGTCGGCGATATCAGCATCTCGTATTTCCACAAAAAGGCAAAAGCAGCATCGGCAAAAACTATTATTTTTCTTCACGGCTTTCCGTTCAACAAAAACATGTGGCGACCACAACTAGAGTCCCTACCCGATCATATCGACGCATTTGCTGTAGATATCCGCGGTCATGGCAACAGCACCTCGGGACATGGATTTTTCTCGATCGACGTTTTTGCAAAAGATCTGCGTGTATTTATGGAACGCCTAAATATTGACCAAGCTGTGCTATGTGGCATCTCCATGGGTGGATACATCGCCCTGCGGGCCTACGAGCTTTTCCCCGAAAAAATAAGTGGCTTGGTGCTTTCCGATACACATAGTAAAGCAGATAGCAATGCCGCCAAGCAAAAGCGCTTCGACAGTATTCAGGCCGTATTGAGCCACGGCCGCCGTCCTTTTGCCATTGGATTTGTGGAAAATGTATTTGCTCCTTCCAGTATAGAAAAATATCCCGAGGCCATTGAATTGATTAAGAGCAGCATCCGACGAAACAGCATCAGCACCATATGTGCAACATTATTAGCCTTGGCATCCCGCACGGATACCAGCGCTAGCCTGTACCAGATTGAAGTACCCGCCTTGCTTATACGTGGCGCGCAGGATAAGATCACCGCAAAGCAGGATATGCTCGACTTGGCCAATGCCATCCCGAAAAATAGCTATGTAGAAATCGAGGATGCAGGCCATCTGCCCAATTTGGAAGATGCCGAAAAATTCAACAGCCTACTGCAGGAATTTATAGAAGAGGTTTAA
- a CDS encoding acyloxyacyl hydrolase: MKKTQYIIGIALLWATRSAAQTDTLQTAKSAKNPLIIELEVENGGIIASKEVKETAFQHAYYNGVNLKVGWKIQHSDDQYFTLYNNPIYGVGLYSSTFNTDIIGSPYALYGFMQSPFGNLENKRWGFDYRIGLGISGNFRPYNEETNPLNVVIGARNNVFIDLGIRAQYKLNANWRAGAGLAFHHFSNGAMRLPNKGVNLVPITASITYQPNGENVLPDKSKIEPYSDNIHYHVNYGMGWKQLERDIDHRFLKMTMSAYASKHVSHKWRMGAGFDLFYSESGNSDQIAGDKSGQLSAKLSYGPSYYLAHVLTRNLILNGNVGYYLHKQYFNGEITRIFLRAGARYYVYENINAGVSIKAHKGKADFIEWTVGYTFNR; this comes from the coding sequence TTGAAAAAAACACAGTATATTATAGGGATCGCACTACTATGGGCCACACGTAGCGCGGCACAGACTGACACCTTGCAAACCGCAAAATCGGCAAAAAATCCGCTTATCATTGAACTAGAGGTTGAAAATGGTGGAATCATAGCTTCAAAAGAAGTTAAAGAAACTGCGTTTCAGCATGCTTACTACAATGGCGTAAACCTCAAGGTGGGCTGGAAGATACAGCATTCAGACGATCAATACTTTACACTATACAACAACCCTATTTATGGTGTGGGTTTATATAGTAGTACCTTCAATACCGATATTATCGGCAGCCCATATGCCCTGTACGGCTTTATGCAATCGCCTTTTGGCAACTTGGAAAACAAACGTTGGGGATTTGACTACCGTATCGGTTTAGGTATTTCCGGAAACTTCAGGCCTTATAATGAAGAAACAAATCCGTTGAATGTAGTTATCGGAGCGCGTAATAACGTGTTTATCGATTTGGGGATTCGCGCACAGTATAAGCTTAATGCGAATTGGCGTGCCGGTGCAGGTTTGGCTTTCCATCATTTTTCTAACGGAGCCATGCGCCTGCCAAACAAGGGAGTCAATCTGGTTCCGATTACCGCATCGATCACCTACCAGCCCAATGGAGAGAACGTTTTGCCGGACAAAAGTAAGATTGAACCATACAGCGACAATATACACTATCATGTGAACTACGGCATGGGCTGGAAACAATTGGAACGCGATATCGATCACCGCTTTCTGAAAATGACTATGAGTGCCTACGCCAGTAAGCACGTGTCTCATAAGTGGCGGATGGGCGCCGGCTTTGATCTATTCTACTCCGAATCGGGTAATAGCGATCAAATTGCCGGTGACAAGAGCGGGCAGCTGAGCGCTAAGCTCTCCTACGGCCCGTCTTACTACCTCGCCCATGTATTGACACGGAATTTGATCTTAAATGGAAACGTTGGGTATTACCTGCACAAGCAGTACTTTAACGGCGAGATAACACGTATCTTCCTGCGAGCTGGAGCTCGCTATTATGTGTATGAAAACATCAATGCCGGTGTTTCCATTAAAGCGCATAAAGGCAAGGCGGACTTTATTGAATGGACCGTAGGCTACACCTTCAACAGATAA
- the obgE gene encoding GTPase ObgE, with translation MAQGSNFVDYVKVCCRSGHGGAGSAHLHRDKFTAKGGPDGGDGGRGGHIILKGSTQHWTLLHLKFRKHIIAANGESGGSSLRSGATGLDEILEVPLGTIAKDAETGEVLFDITEDGETKILTPGGKGGLGNWHFKSSTQQTPRFSQPGLPGKEQWIILELKVLADVGLVGFPNAGKSTLLSVVSAAKPEIANYPFTTLVPNLGIVGYRDNKSFVMADIPGIIEGASQGKGLGYRFLRHIERNSVLLFMVPADTDRSIEEEYKILLNELTAYNPELIDKPRLLAVTKADMLDEELEAEMSQTLPKGIPAIFISSVAGKNIPQLKDMIWKAINE, from the coding sequence ATGGCCCAAGGCTCAAATTTTGTAGATTATGTGAAGGTGTGTTGCCGTTCGGGGCATGGTGGTGCCGGTTCTGCGCATTTGCACCGCGATAAATTCACGGCCAAAGGTGGCCCTGATGGCGGTGATGGTGGACGCGGTGGCCATATTATCCTAAAGGGATCTACCCAACACTGGACCCTGCTGCATTTGAAATTCCGTAAACATATTATTGCGGCAAATGGAGAGTCTGGTGGTTCGTCGCTACGTAGTGGCGCAACAGGTCTAGATGAGATATTGGAGGTTCCACTAGGCACAATAGCTAAGGATGCCGAAACGGGCGAAGTGCTTTTTGATATCACGGAAGATGGCGAGACAAAAATCCTGACCCCTGGTGGGAAAGGTGGATTGGGAAACTGGCACTTTAAATCGTCTACACAGCAGACACCTCGCTTTTCGCAGCCCGGTCTTCCGGGTAAGGAACAATGGATCATATTGGAGCTGAAAGTACTGGCTGACGTTGGTTTGGTAGGTTTTCCAAATGCGGGTAAATCGACTTTACTGTCTGTGGTTTCGGCAGCTAAGCCTGAAATTGCGAACTATCCTTTTACCACATTGGTGCCTAATTTAGGTATTGTGGGCTATCGGGATAATAAATCGTTCGTCATGGCGGATATCCCCGGTATCATCGAAGGGGCATCGCAAGGCAAAGGTTTGGGTTACCGTTTCCTACGCCACATTGAACGAAATTCTGTATTGCTGTTTATGGTTCCGGCGGATACGGATCGTAGCATAGAGGAAGAGTACAAGATTCTGCTGAATGAGCTCACGGCCTACAACCCCGAGTTGATCGATAAGCCGCGCTTATTGGCCGTAACGAAAGCGGACATGCTGGACGAGGAACTGGAAGCGGAGATGTCGCAGACATTGCCGAAAGGAATTCCGGCTATCTTTATTTCTTCTGTTGCTGGTAAAAATATTCCGCAACTGAAAGACATGATCTGGAAAGCAATAAACGAATAA
- a CDS encoding adenylate kinase yields the protein MLNLVLFGPPGAGKGTQSEKLIEKYQLVHISTGDIFRAHIKNQTELGQQVSQIIAEGNLVPDSITIAMLEEEIKKNPAAKGFIFDGFPRTVAQAEALDAFLLSIGQQISGVVALDVTEEELTQRIAKRQEISGRADDAADKLKKRIEEYFSKTIHVLPYYEQQGKLAKVDGIGEIETIFQSLTTIIDQY from the coding sequence ATGCTAAACCTTGTCTTATTCGGTCCTCCAGGTGCTGGTAAGGGTACTCAATCTGAAAAACTTATCGAGAAATATCAGTTGGTACACATTTCTACAGGCGATATTTTTCGTGCACACATTAAAAACCAAACCGAGCTTGGTCAACAAGTAAGCCAGATCATTGCGGAAGGTAATCTTGTTCCTGATTCGATTACGATTGCCATGTTGGAAGAGGAGATCAAAAAGAATCCTGCAGCCAAAGGTTTTATTTTTGATGGTTTCCCAAGGACAGTAGCGCAAGCGGAAGCGTTGGATGCTTTTTTGTTGTCTATTGGCCAACAAATTTCAGGAGTTGTGGCGTTGGATGTGACCGAGGAGGAATTGACCCAGCGTATCGCCAAAAGACAGGAAATCTCAGGTAGAGCAGATGATGCTGCCGACAAGTTGAAAAAACGCATAGAGGAGTATTTCAGCAAAACAATTCATGTACTTCCGTACTATGAGCAGCAAGGAAAACTGGCGAAGGTGGATGGCATCGGCGAAATTGAAACCATCTTTCAATCGTTGACCACGATCATTGATCAATATTAA
- a CDS encoding AEC family transporter: MSNFLVILFCLFAGYLLKERKIVRADGFKSINTWIVYIGLPATSFRYLPGLHWDDRFLLLLLAPVFILLGAIVFIKLLQRRIGFSRRTAHTLMLVSGFSNTSFVGFPLVASYFGDKQISWAIISDQMTFFLLSAVGTVIALKGTAGNGKNISLADLCRRVLSFPPLWGCMAALLLPRFIDLDPLQPFFAQLAGTVSPLALFSIGMQLSFSFYRSEIFAVGLSLTYKLLLGPAFLLLLCYGFGMKGQIAQVAIFEMAMPNLVATSLLLQQFNLNAKLGHTVIGLSILAGLGSTWLFYQVLVFLL, translated from the coding sequence ATGTCAAATTTCCTAGTTATCTTATTTTGTTTGTTCGCCGGATATCTGTTAAAAGAACGGAAAATTGTGCGTGCAGATGGCTTCAAAAGTATTAATACGTGGATAGTCTACATTGGTCTACCGGCTACGTCGTTCCGTTATTTGCCGGGGCTACATTGGGATGACCGTTTCCTGTTATTGCTCTTGGCGCCAGTGTTTATCTTACTGGGCGCCATCGTATTTATCAAGCTATTGCAACGACGGATTGGCTTTTCTCGGCGAACGGCGCATACCTTGATGCTGGTATCCGGTTTTAGCAATACCTCCTTCGTCGGCTTTCCCTTGGTGGCCAGTTATTTTGGGGATAAGCAGATCAGCTGGGCTATCATCAGCGACCAGATGACTTTCTTTCTGCTATCTGCAGTGGGCACGGTCATCGCCCTAAAGGGCACGGCCGGCAACGGGAAAAACATCTCCTTAGCCGACCTGTGTAGGCGGGTGTTATCATTTCCTCCTTTGTGGGGATGTATGGCGGCCTTATTGCTTCCTCGCTTTATAGATCTCGATCCACTACAGCCTTTTTTTGCACAGCTTGCCGGAACTGTTTCTCCCTTGGCTTTGTTTTCCATAGGTATGCAGCTTTCCTTCTCGTTCTATCGGTCGGAGATTTTCGCTGTAGGATTATCATTAACCTATAAACTGCTGCTGGGGCCAGCATTTTTGCTCTTGCTATGCTATGGCTTCGGCATGAAGGGGCAGATAGCACAAGTAGCTATTTTTGAAATGGCGATGCCCAATTTGGTGGCCACAAGTTTGCTGCTGCAACAGTTTAATCTCAATGCTAAGCTCGGGCATACGGTCATCGGCCTCAGTATTTTAGCTGGTCTGGGCAGCACCTGGCTGTTCTATCAGGTACTTGTTTTTCTTTTGTAA
- a CDS encoding TlpA family protein disulfide reductase encodes MKDKKKTWKIVGNVLFVLLIVALIIPASRSWFQQGLMKIGLFKPNLETPSDSVALPEGQEQSAKANVSFSNEEGEVVSIADLAGKVVFVNFWATWCPPCKAEMPSIQALKDKFKDNDQIVFMLVEIDGEAEKAREFMEQGEMDLPVYFPETEIPSNWLGQSIPTTVILDKEGNIAAHHEGMADYSRKEVFDFMTTLINKQ; translated from the coding sequence ATGAAGGATAAAAAGAAAACCTGGAAGATTGTCGGTAATGTGCTGTTTGTTTTACTGATTGTCGCTTTGATTATTCCGGCAAGTCGCTCTTGGTTTCAGCAAGGGCTTATGAAAATCGGTTTGTTCAAGCCTAATTTAGAAACGCCAAGCGATAGCGTTGCGCTGCCTGAGGGACAAGAGCAAAGCGCTAAGGCCAATGTATCGTTCAGCAATGAGGAAGGAGAGGTGGTTTCTATTGCCGACTTGGCGGGCAAAGTGGTTTTTGTCAACTTTTGGGCAACCTGGTGCCCTCCTTGTAAGGCGGAGATGCCGTCTATACAGGCGTTGAAAGATAAGTTTAAGGATAATGATCAGATCGTCTTCATGTTGGTAGAAATAGATGGGGAGGCGGAAAAGGCGCGTGAGTTTATGGAACAGGGAGAAATGGATCTTCCAGTTTACTTTCCGGAAACGGAGATTCCCAGCAATTGGTTGGGACAATCTATCCCGACGACGGTTATTCTCGACAAGGAAGGCAACATTGCTGCACACCATGAGGGGATGGCCGATTATTCTCGAAAAGAGGTTTTTGATTTTATGACGACTTTAATTAATAAACAATGA
- the pyrF gene encoding orotidine-5'-phosphate decarboxylase codes for MTRAELVRAIKDKKSFLCVGLDTDITKIPEHLLDDEDPIFSFNKAIVEATADLCVAYKPNIAFYECYGVKGWQSLQKTWEILPKDCFSIADAKRGDIGNTSAMYAQAFFDEQVSGLGFDSITIAPYMGQDSVTPFLDIPNKWAIVLALTSNAGSKDFQNFSDASGEQLFESVLQKVGEWGTVDNTMFVVGATRGDAFLQVRKHAPDHFLLVPGVGAQGGSLQDVCQYGMNADCGLLVNSTRGIIYASKGRDFAERARAEALILQQEMEAELLKAGII; via the coding sequence ATGACTAGAGCGGAACTCGTTCGGGCGATAAAAGATAAGAAAAGCTTTTTATGTGTAGGCTTGGATACGGATATCACGAAGATACCAGAGCACCTGTTGGACGATGAAGATCCTATTTTCAGCTTCAACAAGGCTATCGTCGAAGCTACTGCGGATCTCTGCGTGGCCTACAAACCGAATATTGCTTTCTATGAGTGCTATGGTGTGAAAGGTTGGCAATCCTTACAAAAAACTTGGGAAATATTGCCTAAAGACTGCTTCAGCATTGCGGATGCCAAGCGTGGCGACATCGGAAATACCTCGGCCATGTATGCGCAGGCCTTCTTTGATGAACAGGTGTCGGGCTTGGGTTTTGACTCGATCACGATTGCGCCATATATGGGACAGGATTCTGTGACGCCCTTTCTTGATATCCCCAATAAGTGGGCCATCGTTCTGGCACTGACATCGAATGCAGGAAGCAAGGATTTCCAGAACTTCAGCGATGCATCGGGCGAGCAGCTTTTTGAATCCGTATTGCAGAAGGTGGGTGAATGGGGAACGGTAGACAACACGATGTTTGTTGTTGGCGCAACCCGAGGTGATGCATTTTTACAGGTGCGTAAGCATGCACCCGATCATTTCTTGCTGGTGCCCGGCGTAGGAGCACAAGGAGGCTCACTACAGGATGTTTGCCAATATGGGATGAACGCCGATTGTGGTTTGTTGGTCAACAGCACACGGGGTATTATTTATGCATCCAAAGGACGAGACTTTGCAGAACGCGCACGGGCGGAAGCTCTGATTCTCCAGCAGGAGATGGAAGCCGAGCTCCTAAAAGCAGGCATTATATAA
- the panB gene encoding 3-methyl-2-oxobutanoate hydroxymethyltransferase translates to MSVNKIIKRVTTNTIMGMKQQGEKISMLTAYDYSMARALDEAGIDILLVGDSAANVFAGYETTLPITLDHMIYHASAVARGTKRALVLVDLPFGEYQGTAEDAFKAAVRMMKESGAHALKLEGGTEILENIKKIIDAGIPVCGHLGLTPQAINKFGTFGVRAQEEAEAEKLKADALALQEIGCFAIVLEKIPAKLAKVVSESLTIPTIGIGAGNDCDGQVLVVNDMLGFTKDFKPKFLRQYMQLYSGVVEAASQYAADVKSGNYPNENEQY, encoded by the coding sequence ATGTCAGTAAATAAGATAATCAAACGCGTAACAACAAATACCATCATGGGCATGAAACAGCAGGGCGAAAAGATCAGCATGTTGACGGCCTACGACTATTCGATGGCACGCGCGCTGGATGAAGCCGGAATAGATATTTTGTTGGTGGGTGATTCAGCGGCAAATGTTTTTGCTGGCTATGAAACAACCCTTCCCATTACGTTGGATCATATGATCTACCATGCGAGCGCTGTTGCCCGCGGAACAAAAAGAGCTTTGGTATTGGTGGATCTTCCTTTTGGTGAATACCAAGGCACCGCAGAAGATGCTTTTAAAGCAGCCGTGCGCATGATGAAGGAATCTGGTGCACACGCCTTGAAACTGGAAGGCGGAACGGAAATTTTAGAAAACATTAAAAAGATTATCGATGCAGGCATTCCCGTATGTGGACACCTTGGTTTAACACCACAGGCCATCAATAAATTTGGAACCTTTGGTGTTCGGGCGCAAGAAGAAGCCGAAGCCGAAAAACTAAAAGCCGATGCCTTGGCTCTACAGGAAATCGGATGTTTCGCCATTGTTCTAGAGAAAATCCCGGCCAAACTAGCCAAAGTAGTGTCCGAATCGCTTACTATCCCTACGATCGGTATCGGTGCTGGAAATGATTGCGACGGACAAGTATTGGTGGTTAACGATATGCTCGGTTTCACCAAAGATTTTAAACCTAAATTTCTACGTCAATATATGCAGCTGTATAGCGGAGTCGTCGAAGCGGCCAGCCAGTATGCGGCCGACGTAAAATCAGGGAATTACCCCAACGAAAACGAACAGTATTAA
- a CDS encoding patatin-like phospholipase family protein, translated as MQYIDRPKKVSLVLGSGGARGITHIGVIQYLLGRGYEIDEVVGCSIGALVGAAYACNRVQELGDWMRTLTKAQVFRLMDFTNPRYGLLKGERVLTILQDVFEDVLIEDLPFKYTAVATDLEHEEEVLFTEGSIYTAIRASIAIPGVFKGVVHGDKFLVDGGVLNPLPLNHVTKKENIVIAVNLDGVPAKEEGLVAKLNPVGLLQESFYAMRRRLSTLSLAYYQPDFTITIPQDAAGVWDFHRSTELIDMGYGLAEEALRA; from the coding sequence ATGCAATACATAGATAGACCGAAAAAAGTGTCGCTGGTGCTCGGAAGTGGTGGTGCACGCGGGATTACGCATATTGGTGTTATACAATACCTGCTGGGCAGAGGCTATGAAATTGATGAAGTAGTGGGCTGTTCCATTGGCGCACTGGTTGGTGCTGCCTACGCTTGTAACCGGGTGCAGGAACTGGGCGACTGGATGAGGACGCTGACCAAGGCGCAGGTGTTTCGGTTGATGGATTTTACGAATCCGCGTTATGGCTTACTAAAAGGCGAACGTGTGCTGACGATTTTGCAGGATGTATTTGAGGATGTGTTGATCGAAGATCTTCCTTTCAAGTATACGGCGGTAGCTACGGATCTAGAGCATGAAGAGGAGGTGCTTTTTACCGAAGGAAGTATTTACACCGCTATTCGTGCCTCCATCGCTATTCCCGGCGTGTTTAAAGGCGTGGTGCATGGCGATAAATTTTTGGTGGATGGTGGGGTGCTCAATCCGTTGCCTTTGAATCATGTGACAAAAAAAGAAAATATCGTGATTGCTGTAAACCTAGATGGTGTTCCGGCCAAAGAGGAGGGTTTGGTGGCGAAATTGAATCCGGTAGGCTTGCTGCAGGAATCGTTCTATGCCATGCGCAGGCGCTTGAGCACGCTGAGCTTGGCTTATTATCAGCCTGATTTTACCATCACGATACCACAAGATGCGGCAGGTGTCTGGGATTTTCATCGTTCGACCGAGTTGATCGACATGGGCTATGGACTCGCCGAAGAAGCCTTGCGGGCATAG
- a CDS encoding nitroreductase family protein has translation MSLLQDLQWRYATKKMNGEAVAQEKVDYIIEAARLAPTSSGLHPFKVIEISDPELKAKIQPIAYGQSQIVDASHLLVFAAYDEYTKERVDSVFTQQENERNLPQGFADDYKNQLFGNFQQQSKEQHFQHAARQAYIGFGLAIAAAAEQKVDATPMEGFTNSALDELLELSKWGLKSVTILALGYRDSDNDWLVNLKKVRIAKEDFVLNLS, from the coding sequence ATGAGCTTATTACAAGATTTACAATGGCGATATGCAACCAAAAAAATGAATGGTGAAGCGGTTGCACAGGAAAAAGTAGACTATATCATCGAAGCAGCGCGCCTAGCGCCTACATCATCCGGTCTGCATCCCTTCAAGGTGATCGAAATTTCCGATCCCGAATTGAAAGCAAAAATCCAGCCTATCGCCTACGGCCAAAGCCAAATCGTAGATGCGTCGCATCTTTTGGTATTTGCCGCATACGATGAGTACACCAAAGAGCGTGTTGACTCCGTATTTACACAGCAAGAAAACGAGCGCAATTTACCACAAGGGTTTGCCGACGATTACAAGAACCAACTGTTTGGCAACTTCCAACAACAGAGCAAAGAGCAACATTTCCAACATGCAGCGCGTCAGGCCTACATCGGTTTTGGATTGGCCATTGCCGCAGCAGCTGAACAGAAAGTCGATGCTACACCGATGGAAGGTTTTACCAATTCCGCCTTGGATGAATTGTTGGAACTGAGCAAATGGGGGTTAAAATCCGTTACGATCTTAGCGTTAGGTTACCGTGACAGCGACAACGACTGGTTGGTCAATCTAAAGAAAGTACGTATCGCGAAAGAAGACTTCGTCCTTAATTTGAGCTAA
- a CDS encoding RluA family pseudouridine synthase, which produces MQESENRLFKFPKFQDLIIFEDDNLIVINKPPFVASLDDRSGGEVNILRLAKKYHADAQVCHRLDKETSGILLIAKNPETYRLVSIEFERRRVNKVYHAVIGGTHTFDNLLVDLPILNQGNKNVSIDRANGKQAETIFNSIQYFKHFTLVECKPITGRMHQIRIHLATQHAAIVGDSMYRGKPVFLSQIKKRGFTMAKEQEELPIMKRFALHARFVNFTIDGKDYAFEAPYPKDFATLVKLLEKFDS; this is translated from the coding sequence ATGCAGGAAAGCGAAAATCGTTTATTTAAATTCCCGAAATTTCAGGACTTAATCATTTTTGAGGATGATAATTTGATCGTCATCAATAAGCCGCCATTTGTGGCTTCATTGGATGACCGCAGTGGTGGAGAAGTGAATATCCTTCGGTTGGCAAAGAAATATCATGCGGATGCGCAGGTCTGTCATCGATTGGATAAAGAAACCTCCGGTATTTTGTTGATTGCTAAAAATCCAGAGACCTACCGATTGGTATCCATTGAATTTGAACGCCGCCGCGTCAACAAGGTTTACCATGCCGTTATAGGCGGTACACATACATTTGATAATCTATTGGTTGACCTGCCTATTCTAAACCAAGGCAACAAGAATGTATCCATCGATCGGGCGAACGGTAAACAAGCGGAGACCATATTCAATTCCATTCAGTACTTTAAACATTTCACCTTAGTGGAATGTAAGCCCATTACCGGAAGGATGCACCAAATACGTATTCACCTAGCGACACAACATGCCGCTATTGTGGGGGATAGCATGTATCGCGGGAAACCTGTTTTCCTTTCGCAGATCAAGAAGCGCGGCTTTACCATGGCGAAGGAACAGGAAGAATTGCCGATTATGAAACGCTTTGCGCTCCATGCGCGCTTTGTGAATTTCACAATTGATGGCAAGGACTATGCTTTTGAAGCACCGTATCCCAAGGACTTTGCGACCCTAGTGAAGTTGTTGGAAAAATTTGATAGCTAA